The proteins below are encoded in one region of Amycolatopsis acidiphila:
- a CDS encoding TetR/AcrR family transcriptional regulator, translating into MTTLRERILDAGVGLICTEGWDRVTMSQLAHHVGVSRQMVYKEVGARDTLARAIVTRHADRFLAGVTDQLRAHGEDIVAGVSAAVDYVLRAAADDPLLKAVLSAAHGGTQDLLPLLAIQPEPVLERAVHTVLREAGELYGGLGLPRLPELVEVVVRLTLSHLIQPFGPVEQASEQVAWLVRNALAAAAGGR; encoded by the coding sequence ATGACCACTCTGCGTGAACGGATTCTCGACGCCGGGGTCGGGCTGATCTGCACCGAGGGCTGGGACCGGGTGACGATGTCCCAGCTCGCGCACCACGTCGGGGTCAGCAGGCAGATGGTCTACAAGGAGGTCGGCGCCCGGGACACGCTCGCGCGGGCGATCGTCACCCGGCACGCCGACCGGTTCCTCGCCGGGGTGACCGACCAGCTGCGTGCCCACGGTGAGGACATCGTCGCCGGCGTCTCCGCGGCCGTCGACTACGTGCTGCGTGCCGCGGCCGACGACCCGCTGCTCAAGGCCGTGCTCTCCGCGGCGCACGGCGGCACCCAGGACCTGTTGCCGCTGCTGGCGATCCAGCCGGAACCCGTGCTGGAACGAGCCGTGCACACGGTGCTGCGCGAGGCGGGGGAGCTCTACGGCGGGCTGGGCCTGCCGCGGCTGCCGGAGCTGGTCGAGGTCGTCGTGCGGCTGACGCTGAGTCACCTGATCCAGCCGTTCGGCCCGGTCGAGCAGGCGAGCGAACAGGTCGCGTGGCTCGTCCGGAACGCGCTGGCGGCGGCCGCGGGCGGCCGGTAG
- a CDS encoding pyruvate dehydrogenase, with protein MARPTVAEQFVQVLVQAGVSRIYGVVGDSLNPIVDAIRRTDGIDWVHVRNEEAGAFAAAAEAQLTGRLAVCAGSCGPGNTHLVQGLYDANRSGAPVLALASHIPATEVGTSFFQETHPERLFVDCSGYCEQITQPGQMPRVLRIAIQHALTRGEVSVLVLPGDVAHLESEAATGTASFVTEKATLVPPPSQVDALADALNRAEKVTLFCGAGVANAHEEVMELAGRLHSPVGHSLRGKEWIQFDNPYDVGMSGLLGYGACYRAMHEADVLLLLGTDFPYDGFLPQAHTIQVDHDATHLGRRTALDLAVHGDLRETLRAVLPKLEQKPGRAFLDEMLRDHARSLETVVDAYTRNVERHVPIHPEYAADMLDDLAADDAVFTVDTGMCNVWAARYLTPNGRRRVIGSFLHGSMANALPHAIGAQLAQPGRQVISMSGDGGLGMLMGELLTVRLHQLPVKIVVFNNSSLGMVKLEMLVDGLPDFETDHDAVDYAAIARGAGLHGIRVTDPAKVRDSLAEALAHPGPVLVDLVTDPNALSIPPHITGGQLKGFMLAASKVVLTGGVGKMIDLARSNLRNIPRP; from the coding sequence ATGGCGCGACCCACTGTCGCCGAGCAGTTCGTCCAGGTGCTCGTCCAGGCGGGCGTGTCCCGCATCTACGGGGTGGTGGGCGACAGCCTCAACCCGATCGTGGACGCGATCCGCCGGACCGACGGGATCGACTGGGTGCACGTGCGCAACGAGGAGGCCGGCGCCTTCGCCGCGGCGGCGGAGGCGCAGCTGACCGGGCGGCTGGCGGTGTGCGCGGGCAGCTGCGGGCCCGGCAACACCCACCTGGTGCAGGGCCTCTACGACGCCAACCGCTCGGGCGCGCCCGTGCTGGCGCTCGCGTCGCACATCCCGGCCACCGAGGTGGGCACGTCGTTCTTCCAGGAGACCCATCCGGAGCGGCTGTTCGTCGACTGCAGCGGCTACTGCGAGCAGATCACCCAGCCCGGCCAGATGCCGCGCGTGCTGCGCATCGCGATCCAGCACGCGCTCACCCGCGGCGAGGTGTCGGTGCTGGTGCTGCCCGGCGACGTCGCGCACCTGGAGTCCGAGGCGGCGACCGGTACCGCCTCGTTCGTCACCGAGAAGGCCACCCTCGTCCCGCCACCGTCCCAAGTGGACGCTCTGGCGGACGCGCTGAACCGGGCCGAGAAGGTCACCCTGTTCTGCGGGGCGGGCGTCGCGAACGCCCACGAAGAGGTCATGGAGCTGGCGGGCAGGCTGCACTCGCCGGTCGGGCACTCGTTGCGCGGCAAGGAATGGATCCAGTTCGACAACCCGTACGACGTCGGCATGAGCGGGCTGCTCGGCTACGGCGCGTGCTACCGCGCGATGCACGAGGCCGACGTGTTGCTGTTGCTGGGCACGGACTTCCCCTACGACGGGTTCCTGCCGCAGGCGCACACCATCCAGGTCGACCACGACGCGACCCACCTGGGCCGGCGCACCGCGCTGGACCTCGCGGTGCATGGCGACCTGCGCGAGACGCTGCGCGCGGTGCTGCCGAAGCTGGAGCAGAAGCCCGGCCGCGCGTTCCTCGACGAAATGCTCCGCGACCACGCCCGCTCGCTGGAGACGGTGGTCGACGCCTACACCCGCAACGTCGAGCGGCACGTCCCGATCCACCCCGAGTACGCGGCGGACATGCTCGACGACCTCGCCGCGGACGACGCCGTCTTCACCGTCGACACCGGCATGTGCAACGTCTGGGCGGCGCGGTACCTCACGCCCAACGGCCGCCGCCGGGTCATCGGCTCGTTCCTGCACGGCAGCATGGCGAACGCGCTGCCGCACGCGATCGGCGCGCAGCTGGCGCAGCCGGGCCGCCAGGTCATCTCGATGTCCGGCGACGGCGGGCTCGGCATGCTGATGGGCGAGCTGCTCACCGTGCGGCTGCACCAGCTGCCGGTGAAGATCGTGGTGTTCAACAACTCCTCGCTCGGCATGGTCAAGCTCGAGATGCTCGTCGACGGCCTGCCCGACTTCGAGACCGACCACGACGCGGTGGACTACGCGGCGATCGCCCGGGGCGCCGGGCTGCACGGCATCCGCGTCACCGACCCGGCGAAGGTGCGCGACAGCCTCGCCGAGGCACTCGCGCATCCGGGCCCGGTCCTGGTCGACCTGGTCACCGACCCGAACGCGCTGTCGATCCCGCCGCACATCACCGGCGGCCAGCTCAAGGGGTTCATGCTCGCGGCGAGCAAGGTCGTGCTCACCGGCGGGGTCGGCAAGATGATCGACCTGGCACGGTCGAACCTGCGCAACATCCCCCGGCCCTGA